From Slackia heliotrinireducens DSM 20476:
GCAGAACGTGTTCTTCTGCTCCGGCCCGGCTGCAAAAACCGTGTCCAGCTTCTGCCCCTCGGCGGCGTGACGCTTCAGAGGCACCGGCATGGGCGCGTAGCCGCGGGCGCGGCGCACCATCTGCAGCGCGTCGCCCGCCGTGCCCACCTGAATCACGCGGACCACGGAGTCGTCGAAGCGCGTCACGATGGGGCGGTCGTTGCCGATGAACGCGTCGGCTATGCCGCCCAGCTTGGCGAAGGCTTCCTCGTCGTCGGTCTGGATGGGCTCGTCGTGCAGGTTGCCCGAGGTCATGACCAGCATGCCGCCGAACGCCGCCAGCAGCAGGTGCTGCAGCGGGGTGTAAGGCAGCATGATGCCCAGCTCGGGCAGCTTGTCGCACAGCCCCGGTGCAAAGGTGGCCTCGGCGCGTTTCTTCAACAGGACGATGGGCCGAACCGAGCCCGTGAGCAGGTCTTCTTCGGCCTTCGACACGTGGCATACCGCGCGCACCGCATCCAGGTTCGGCACCATGACCGCGAACGCCTTGCCCTCGCGGCGCTTGCGGCGCCGCAGCTCGGCCAGCGCCTCGGGGTTGGCGGCATCGCAAGCCAGGTGGAACCCGCCCAGGCCCTTGATGGCCAGGATGCGGCCCTGACGCAGACACTGGGCGGCACGTTCGACAATCGCATCGCTCGAGGCCAGGTCAAGTCCCCATTCGCGTTCGTCGGACCCGGACGCGCGCCAATAGATGTGCGGCCCGCAGTCGAAGCAGGCGTCGGGCTGCGCGTGGAACCGCCGGTCCTCGGGGTCGGCGTATTCGCGGGCGCAGTCGGGGCACATGGGAAAGCCCGCCATGGACGTGGCGGCGCGGTCGTAGGGCAGCCCGTTGATGATGGTGAACCGCGGGCCGCAGTTGGTGCAGTTGATGAAGGGGTAGTGGTAGCGCCGGTTGGCGGGGTCGAACAGCTCGGCCACGCAATCGTCGCAGGTGGCGAGGTCGGGGGAGACCAGCGTGGTTTCCGGCACGTCCTCTTCCTCGGAGAAGCGGATCTCGAAGGTGGTGAACCCTTCCAGCGGCACCTCCTTGAGCAGGATCTCCTTCACATTGGCCGCCGCCGGGGCGTTTTCCGAAAGCTCCATGACGAAGGAGTTCACGTGGTCGGATTCGCCCTCGGCATGGATGAACACGCCGGACGTGGCGTTGAGCACCCAGCCCGAAATAAGGTTCCGACGTGCGGCTTTGTAGACGAACGGCCGGAAGCCGACGCCTTGCACCACGCCGTGGACCTCTATGTCGAGTGCGTCAAGCATGCCTCTCCTTCAAGTTGGCAAGGGCGAGCCGCCCGGCCCGCCCCGCAGTGTTCGATGTTGCAGCCAGCTAGATGCTGCGGGGTTTCACGTGCACGTGGGGCTTGCCCCCGTGGCTATGCGGGTGGGAGCCCGTGCCGCTCGTGTCGCCGGCGCTGCCCAGCCCAAGGAAATTGTTCCCCGTGGACGTGATCGAAAGGTTGCCGTGGAGCACGCCCTTCGTGCCGACGATGCGGTTTGATATGGTGCGGACCACGTCGTTTTCGCCGCGCAGGATGATGACCTCCATGCACAGCTCGTGGTCCATGTGCACGTGTACGGACGTCACGATCTGTTCGAGGTAGTCGTGCTGGATGCTGTCCAGCTTCTCGCGCACGTCGTTGGTATGGTGGTTGAACACGATGGTGAGCGTGCCCATGACCTCCTCGCCGGGACGGTCGCAGGACTGCTCGGCCAGCGCGTCGCGCACCAGGTCGCGCACGACTTCGCTGCGGTTCTTCGCCAGGCCGCGGGTGGCGACCAGCTTGTCGAAATCCATCAACAGGTCCTCGGGCATCGCCACCGAGAACCTCATAAGGTCCTGGCCCATGCGCTATACCAGTTCAACAGTGACGCCGCCGGCGTTTTCGGCGTCGTCTTCCAGTGCGTCGGTGGTTTCGTCCAACAGAGCCAGCACGTCGTCGAGGGCCGCTTGGACCTCATGCAGCTTTTCGGACACGTTGGCGAAGCCGGCGTCACCCGCCATGTGGGCGAGCTTGTGGGACCAGCGGCGCTCCAGTTTGACGTGGTCTTCAATCTGCTCGATCATCTGCTCGAACTGGCCGGTATTGATTCCGTTGGTGCACATGATTGGCTCCTATCTCGGTGTATGTTGAGGTACCATTCTTTATGTGCAGAGTATAGTGCTCGCGTGAGGTGACGGTGTGAATTTTTCGGCAAAAAGTAATATGTATTCACAAGCGAAGGCGGAGCAGCTGGCTCCCTTCGGGCATGCCGTCGACGGCGACCCCGATGCCTTCGCCTGCGTCGTCTACGTCGGGCAGCTGGCGGACGTGGTGCGCACGGCTCTGGAGGCGTCCTTCAGGCGGCTGGAGTACGACCAGGTCTGCCACGCGAACCTTGCAGCCTTGGAGCCAGGTCAGGTGATTGCCCTGGTGGAGGCGCTGGACCCTATGGCGCTTGTGGTGGTGGGACGCGACGCCGCGTCGGTGCTGGGGGAGGCCTACCGCTGCGAGCTTGCGCTCGACGACCACGGCACGCTGCTGGGGCGCCCCTATGCGGCGTTCGCTTCCTTCGAGGAGGATATGGACCAGCCGAAACTCAAGCAGCGCAACTGGGCGTTGCTGAAGACGCTCAAGGCCAGCCACGCGTGAGACATTGTCCGAACGAAGGGACTCTGTTCTAAAGTTAACCCCGTCTAACCTGCGGAGATGCGTTGCCGTTCGGGGTTTTGTTACCTTATTTCAGTTGCATTCCTGTGGGTCTGTGATACTTTGCAGACGTGCCAATACAGCCGCGGGACGGCGGTTTGGATATTGATTAACGATTCGATTTAAAGGGGAAAATACTATGGCTCATCCTGTACTCGAAACTGATGAATGCATCGGCTGCGGCATCTGCGTTGATGCTTGCCCCCAGGAGGTTCTGGACATTCAGGGTGGCACCGTCACCATCGCCAATGAGGACAACTGCATCGGCTGCGGCGAGTGCGTCGAAGAATGCCCCATGGGCTGCATCACCGAGATCGTCGACGACTAATCCGGTGCTTCGAGCCTAAGCTCGCATACGAAATGAACGGGAACCCCGCGCTTCGGCGTGGGGTTCCCTGCGTTTGGGGAGGCGTTCGTCGGCGGTCGAATGCCTTTGCGTTGGCGTTCTGGCCGATTTCTGCACGAGATTCGAAGTTGTGCATTCAAATTTCGGCGCCTTCGCGTTTTTGGTGCCGTCTCGAGATTCCCGACCTGGGCAAACGCGTCGATGGCCGCCGGCTTTCCGGACGTCGGAATGCACAACTTCGAATCTGATGCAAAAAGGAGCGAATCCGCAAAACGACGCGCGGAGGCGGATTCCACGAAATAGTCGGCATCGCCTGTAAATCGCCGCAAAACCCCGCCGATTCACCCGAAAAATAAGATGGACTTCAGGCTGGATTCAGGCTCTGTTCAGGCAAAATTCAGACACTCCCTCAATTTCGACCGATTTTTGCCAGGGGTCTTGAACGTCGCTCGGCCATATCTATCCTGTAGCCTCACCGATTCGCGTGGTTTGCGATCGGCCTATGTGGAAGCTTGCGACGAAAGGATAGAGACGTATGAATCCCAAACGAAAAAAGGCGTACACCCTCAGCCACCAATCCGCCCTGACATGCATTCGGAGCATGCGCGTCGGCGATCCGCACAACCTGATGCATGCGCCGTTTGCGAGCTGGTATAGAGGCTTAGGGTTAAAGCCCAAGCTAAACAGGTCGAGGGCGGTGCTCGATTTTGCACAGCCCTGCGGCCAGGATTGGGACGGTATGGTTGAAGAGTGTCGTTACCTCGGAATCGAAGGGAAGGTTGACATCCTGGTAAAAGACCCCAACGATCGTCGATGGGGCAGCTCCGTCAACACTCACGTGTGCAAGGCGGATTTGCCGGTAGGGTCTTTCGTTTCCCTTGGCGACGGGTTGCAGGTGTGCGCGCCCGAGCTTGTGTTTGTGCAGATGGCGCAGGAGTTGACGTTCGTGCAGCTTGTCGCTTTAGGGTTTGAGCTCTGCGGATCGTATTGTCAAGTCGATTCGGTGGACGAGAAATACGAATTGCCTCCGGTGCTTACGGCGGCAAGGCTGAACAACTACATCGACAAGCTCAAAAATGTTCAAGGGCTAACTTTGGCTCGTCGGGCGGCTGCGTTCGTGCTGGACTGCTCGGCGTCGTTTTTGGAGACAGGCTCGACGATGTCGTTTTACCTGCCTCATCGGTACGGGGGATACGGCTACGGCACGCCGCGGCTGAACTGCAAGATTGTAAACGAGAGCCCGCAGCCAGGGGAGGCTCCAGATTATCGCTGCGACATCTGCTATCCCGAGCATAAGCTGGTGATGGAGGCCAACGGCAAGGGTTATCATGCCGGCGCCGCGTGCGACGACGACGATATCGAAAAGATGGCCGCGTTGGAGCGCATGGGGTACAAGGTCGTCGTCATTACATGGGAACGCCTGAAAGACCCGTTCATACTGCATAAAACCGCTGTGGATGTAGCCAAGGCAATGGGGCGGCGCACGCCTGATGACGGATTTTGCCTGGGGCCCGAGCAGCGGAGGCTTCGAGCCGAGCTCTTCGGGTGGTGACTGCAGGCTGTTGCGTTGGCGTTTTGGTCGATTTCTGCACGA
This genomic window contains:
- the hypF gene encoding carbamoyltransferase HypF produces the protein MLDALDIEVHGVVQGVGFRPFVYKAARRNLISGWVLNATSGVFIHAEGESDHVNSFVMELSENAPAAANVKEILLKEVPLEGFTTFEIRFSEEEDVPETTLVSPDLATCDDCVAELFDPANRRYHYPFINCTNCGPRFTIINGLPYDRAATSMAGFPMCPDCAREYADPEDRRFHAQPDACFDCGPHIYWRASGSDEREWGLDLASSDAIVERAAQCLRQGRILAIKGLGGFHLACDAANPEALAELRRRKRREGKAFAVMVPNLDAVRAVCHVSKAEEDLLTGSVRPIVLLKKRAEATFAPGLCDKLPELGIMLPYTPLQHLLLAAFGGMLVMTSGNLHDEPIQTDDEEAFAKLGGIADAFIGNDRPIVTRFDDSVVRVIQVGTAGDALQMVRRARGYAPMPVPLKRHAAEGQKLDTVFAAGPEQKNTFCLLRGEDAFVSQHIGDMENAETFDAWLDAKARFERLFQATPDRIAYDLHPEYLASKWALEQAAAGAAAEPVQHHHAHIVSVMAENDLTDAVIGVAFDGTGYGVDGRIWGGEVMMANRQDFERFANFAYVPMPGGAAAVKHPDRMAYGFLWTYDLLEHPAAQPMLEAMGQQAELCGTMIDRGLNTPMTSSVGRMFDALSAICGVCTEPLYEGEAAILFEAAMNGVQTDEAYAIDVVKNTAGEGSTAHNTSVVLFDAEPLFRGVLDDLAAGVGVETISAKAHNALVAAVLQICLVANAAYGVSTVALAGGVFMNRYLIEHTTAALESAGFTIAINRELPPNDGGIAYGQAAAAAARQ
- the nikR gene encoding nickel-responsive transcriptional regulator NikR, producing the protein MGQDLMRFSVAMPEDLLMDFDKLVATRGLAKNRSEVVRDLVRDALAEQSCDRPGEEVMGTLTIVFNHHTNDVREKLDSIQHDYLEQIVTSVHVHMDHELCMEVIILRGENDVVRTISNRIVGTKGVLHGNLSITSTGNNFLGLGSAGDTSGTGSHPHSHGGKPHVHVKPRSI
- a CDS encoding 4Fe-4S binding protein; its protein translation is MAHPVLETDECIGCGICVDACPQEVLDIQGGTVTIANEDNCIGCGECVEECPMGCITEIVDD